A genomic region of bacterium contains the following coding sequences:
- a CDS encoding SDR family oxidoreductase, with protein sequence MAMTSQSKRILITGAGRWSGGDEGGLGAALAIRLAGRGHTVVINHRSSDAEAERLVEAIRDGPGRALSVRADVTDPEDVERMAMTIGQELGGLDVLINNAGLFLLKDYEELTADEWESQIASTATATYFVSRALLPLLREQGGRIINISDAGADRITARPRTLPYHIGKMGVLMITRTMARAEAGHGVTVNAILPGVLENSRPLPDRARIPARRHGTADDVLEAVSFLMSEKAGYVTGAFIQVGGGWNL encoded by the coding sequence ATGGCGATGACGAGTCAGTCCAAGCGGATCCTGATCACCGGGGCCGGCCGATGGTCGGGAGGGGACGAGGGGGGGCTGGGGGCGGCCCTGGCGATCCGGCTCGCCGGCCGGGGACACACCGTGGTCATAAACCATCGCTCCAGCGATGCGGAAGCCGAGCGGCTGGTCGAGGCGATCCGGGACGGGCCGGGCCGGGCACTGTCCGTCCGGGCGGACGTCACCGACCCGGAGGACGTGGAAAGGATGGCGATGACCATCGGCCAGGAGCTGGGGGGACTCGACGTCTTGATCAACAATGCCGGCCTCTTCCTGCTCAAGGACTACGAGGAACTGACCGCGGACGAGTGGGAGTCCCAGATCGCGTCGACGGCCACGGCCACCTACTTCGTGTCCAGGGCCTTGCTACCCCTCCTGCGCGAGCAGGGGGGCCGGATCATCAACATCTCCGACGCGGGCGCCGACCGGATCACCGCCCGGCCCCGTACCCTTCCGTACCACATCGGCAAGATGGGAGTGCTGATGATCACCCGGACCATGGCCCGGGCGGAAGCCGGTCACGGCGTTACCGTCAACGCCATCCTGCCCGGCGTCCTGGAGAACTCCCGGCCGTTACCGGATCGGGCCCGCATACCGGCACGACGCCACGGCACCGCGGACGACGTACTGGAAGCGGTCAGCTTCCTAATGAGCGAGAAGGCCGGCTACGTGACCGGCGCCTTCATCCAGGTCGGCGGGGGTTGGAATCTCTAG